The nucleotide sequence GGATAGCTGCCATCTTCTCCTTGCCCATATCAGGTTTTCAATACTCAATCTTTCTCATGGTGCCACAAACATTTGGAAACCAGTCTTTGCTTGCCGTGTCTCCGTGTGCAGAGCAGCCAAGCCATCCATTGAGAGCGCGCGCTACACTTAAACACAGCAACACAACAACGGCAGGTGTCTCTGTTGAATTTGAAGCGCCTCAAACAAAACGGCTCCCCAGGGACTGCAGtgctattttaattgttttacatttattttcactAAAAGTACACCGAAACAGTGGCAGATCCTCGTCCTCCAAACTTACTTTGTGCTAGTAAGCAAACCAGCATATGGAAAAGGGTTGAATAAGTTATGATGTACAGCGGACTCTTCTTGGAAACTATATTTAAAAGGGTGGGCGATATTAAATGTTCGCAAAAGTAAGGATCGTCCATCTTGAAAAATCACCCTCTCTCCGCAGGGCTGCTTTCTCTTTCCTAACCCTACACACCTGCTACCATTCATTTGACGTGGAGCGTTTGTATGTGATTTGCCCTGAAAATGTCAATTCTTGTCATATTCAAGATTCTCCTTCTGTCCTTGCAGCCGCTACCCGAGCAGCCTACTTTTCCCAGCAGCCTCAGGACCAGGTGGTGGTGTCTGGGCAGTCCGTGACTCTACCATGTGTCATTGTGGGCTACCGGGGGATGGTGCAGTGGACCAAAGATGGACTGGCTTTGGGTGGAGAAAGAGACCTTCCAGGTATGATCCTTCACTGCTTCACACTCGGTGTTTACTGTATCAGAGTGAAATCAGATTTTTAAGGTATAGTTGTAAACTAGTGTGGCTGTAATCTGGTAAGGCACAATTTGACAACTACAATAATTTCACATACTACACACAAGCAGAGTGAAGTTTCATGATGTCATATCATTGCCTCTGGTGCTACTCACTTTTTTAATACTTTATCTTTTAAGTAGTATATGAAATGCTAAGAAttctcaaaataataaaatgccaAAATTCATGTTTCCACCAACATAGTCCAGCCGTTTGGAAGAATTAGGACTTCGCATAATTGAGACCACACTAATCCTGAAATGACCAAACAACAGTGCTTAAATAATACGCAATCAGAAAGGCAACACTGATAgcagaatgaaaaataatttgatCAATCAAGCCTCAATACTCATCTTGTGCGTATTTAATTGGAAACAAGGAATTGGGATTTAACATTTTCGTGCTGAAGCGATCATTTGAACAAAGAATGGAAGTACATTTTCTTGAGCCGAGTTtactttgtgtttgttttccttAGATCAATGGCAGGTCCCATTAGAAACCAAGCCTCTCTTTCTTAACCATTTAGTTTTTACAAGATTGAATGGCGAAAGGTCAGCGACTGCTGCGCGCACGTAACATGATTTGCTGTTTAGCTTTTTAAGGGTTTTGTAGGGAGGCAGATAATCAATCAGCTTTTCACACTGACATTTGATGGTGGAAAGAATGCCTCTTGGCCCCAGGGGCTCTGCCACCATCTTTATTGTGTCTGTGTTTCAAGGACAGCTTCCTCATGCGTTTCATTTTACACCTCATGCTGCTCTACCCACACACAATGGCTCAATCCTACCGAGGAGCTGCCTGCGTTCATTTGTGACTTAAAGAGCTTTGCCACATTTCTTAGTGCTTTGTCCAAATGGGCTCTGTAGTTGTGTCATTACGTGTTTATTGTTGCTTGTGGCTGACTGTTCTGTGCGCTGGCTTCACGCAGGCTGGACACGCTATTCCTTAATGGGCGACCCGCTATCAGGAGAGCACAGCTTGCTGATCGATTCGGCAGAACTGGTGGATGACGCCGTGTACGAGTGTCAGGCGACACAGGCGGGCCTGCGCTCACACCGTGCCAAGCTTACTGTACAAGGTAAAATATGCAGCAAAGGCTGCCAAGTTGTGGGAGCAGTCCCAATACATCATAAAGCACAAGTAGAAAGTCAGCCATCATGAAAACAGAAGTCATGCACAGTGGCTAATCATCCCACCCAACAGTAGGCagacaaatgaaaacaatattacattgtaGTCAATGCTATGACCTCTTTAAGGCTTTACAATTAATATAATGATTTCTTATCACCACTTAACAATAACCCCTCAGTGATAAATCTCATTTCTTGATGGAAATGAAATGCTGGGGGCATAATTCTACTATGGCTCAGCCAAGAGAGTCAGATGGATGGGGGGGGACAAGCAAACACTCTCAAGACGCTGGACGTCTGGGCTAATGTGATTGCAGGAATCACAAATGACTGGAGTTGTCGCTTGAAAGTCAAGGTCTGCATAGTTAGCACATTTTACGGCAGACCGCAACATTTGTCAACTGCAaagctgtttttacattaaCGCGATGCGAGTGATCCACTTCTTCACGCGGACATTAAGGGGCGAGCAGTGAGGGGGCATACATGATTGGGTGTGTGTGAAGGGGGGTGTACTGATGGGTCTTGTGGGAATGAGCAAACCACTGCTGGCATCTGGTGGCATTTGAAGGAAAGTCAACTCTCATAACTGCATATAAATTTGACCACAGCATGCTCAAAACGAAGGCGAGTCAGAGGCAACAATCTGACATGATATGATGGTGGAAAAGCTTTACCAAGCCCATTTCCATCTATAAGTCAGACTTGTACCGTCTCAtactaataaaacattttttgtattgCCTTTTGATTAATGTTGTCAATTAATTGTCTATTTAAAATTAATGTTCTTGTCATGGGAACTGAAAAAGGGAGCCACAAACGTTTGAGCATGTTTTAATGACTTTCTTTATATACTGAAATGTCactataaatctttttttttttacaaacacgACTATTTTTGGTCTGTTTTTCCCCCACTTCAAATCTGCAATTTTCCTCTTCACCAGAAACAACTGGATAGTGTTGTCAATGTGAAGTAGCCACAGGTTGCAGTGTCCCAACACATGACACAGGTTCTTCAAAAGATATGCAAATGGATAGTCTGGCTCACAATTTATTGTGCAAACATGACTTTGTTGATGGAGAAATGCAGTACTTTAAATGCATAAATGAGAATCTTCTCCATGTGTGCATCTTTATAGTCCAAATAAGTGCTAGAGAAAGAAGGAGGGCATCGTTTGCACCCTCCGCATGTGTATTTGCGTGCAGTTGCCTGCAAGCCAAAGCAATCCAGAGCCAACGTCTGGAGTGCAGTCAGGGGAATCGGCATGGAAATTAAAATCACCTAGCACTCGGATTCCATTAGTGTACATGCGGCAGCAACGGAAGGACCTCTGACAATTCAGACACACACAGTGAAATTGGTTCGGTGGAGGGGGCGAGAAAGGCCAACGCTAACCCCACATTCACGCTGTACTTTCTTGGTCCAAGAAATGGGCCCCCTCATCAGGGGTGGCACGCTTGGATTGCCAGTACTATTTGGGAAACCAtgcaaataaatgaacaaataagcAATTCAGTCCAAACATCGCCTAGAAACGGCGGAAGCCACTGCAACAATGATAGATAATGCTAGTCCGTTCAAAGGAAAAGAGAAATGTGAAGTGTGTTATTTTCTCCTCTGATGATTATCATTTGAGGGCTGCTCATCAGTGATAGTGTTTAACAGACATCATCATAAGAGCGTACTTGTTTGCTTCTTCTAATGTCAACATTTGAGACACATTACAGTtccttttgaaaataataatgttcCACATTTACTATGGTGCCTATCTAaaacaagttgtttttttcttctttgcctCGCTCACAACAGGCATTTCCCATTCAATAGACAGTCCttacagttcaaatggattaaatggattgtctattgccatcaagtAATGCGTTAATAAATGCCTTTTAACTGATAACCTTCCTGAAAGTACTGAACCAAACACAACTTTGTTAATGTTGTCCAATATAACTGAAATTGGAAATTACACATCAATCATCTATACTTAAAATGACCCTTTTTACTATCATACGGACTGTATTTCTTAATATTCTATGTTAAAactcaacttaaaaaaaataaagacagccAGTGACTCTGCggtacaaaaatgaatgaatgactaaagACAGTTGGAAGTGACCCCAAACCCTGGAACAGTGGTGAATATATTACACCTCCTATAGGAACACACATAATATTGCACCTGCCTGTATGTCTATGTGGCTTTTTTTGCGAGCCCAGAGCTGCATTACTTTCATACTGAGCAACGTATTTGTCATTGCTTTCCAGTACCTCCTTCAGACCCCTTGGTGGAGGGAGGCCCCGTTGTGCGACTTAAAGCCCGCACACCTCACAACCTCACTTGCAGATCGTACGGCGCCAAGCCTGCCGCAGAGATCACCTGGTACAGAGACGGTGAAGTTATGGAGACGGCCATTTACTCCAAGGTGCAGTACACGCAAGCTCTCACCATCAGTTAATCTGTAGCACTCACTCATAACATTACTATAATACTACTGAATCACGATCCAACATTATTCAACTACATTTCTCTACATCTCTCCTCTCCTTAGTTTTCAGTCACCACCCCTTTTTCCAAAAGGTTTGTTCACCCTCTGCAGTCCCCCTCCCATTTTCCCCTCACACCGCCCCACTCTGCCCATTCCCCCTTATACTCCCACTAACCCCCTTGCTTCCCCTCCCTTCCGTTAATGCAGTGACACTACAGCATAACTGGAGCATGCCAAAGCTCAGACAGGCATGAGGGTTTCATACAGTAGAGTTTCTGCAGATAGCGAATCACCAACACAACAATGCAGGAACACAATGGGGGTGCGGCGGAGCGTGAGTCAGCCAAGGCTGGGAAAGTGTCACATTTTTCATGCTCTCTGACCACGCTAAACGACGCTAAACACCACATTTAAGGAGGCGAGCGCGGGGAGcaagagagaggggagagaagGCACATGAGAAAAACATAAAGCAAAATATCCACCCTTAATATACGGAAGGGTTCTGGTCTGATTTGatcatgtgaaaaaaatgttccttGCTGCAGACGGGAGGACGAGTCGCTCCATTGATTTTGGTGTCCAGAGAAAAATGCCCAGTctgccttttcttttttctccagaTCAGACACTTTTGCCTCAATGtcaccaaaaaaaaattaaacagacTCAATGGCACCTGTACCATTACATTCTTCCCCCTACTGTGTGTAAGGGATTGTGTATGAAAGAGAGCATGCAGCATTACTCTCAGAATCTACACCTCACCTCACTTAGGCATATTGATTTCTGTGAGCAGTAAATAGATACGTATAAAAAACGATGACAAACAAGACGCTGACGGCGTGCGCTCTCAGGAATGtggaaacggcaaaaaaaatcatcaggcTGCATCATAAAATATGCTAATATTTCCGCACCACTGCCAAAgaattataaataaaaacaaaacaaaaaagtcattGGCGTACCTATCAAACTAAAATAAGATGACATACAAGCGCTTTACTTTGGGCTTCCAGCAGAATCTAACAGCTACTGTGTTCGTTACAGACACTGATGGAAGATGGGAAGAGGGAGGCAGCTGTCAGTATGCTTCCAATCATCCCAGAGGACAATGACTCGGGCCGCACCTACACCTGCAGGGTACTCAACCCAGCTGCCCCCGCTGGAAGACAGACATCTGTCACTATCAATGTCCAGCGTCAGTTCCAAACATTGCACTCGTCTGCTTCTCATCCTAAGACGAGAAGTTTTGAAGGCTTTACACCTTTTCTTGCAGACCCTCCATCTGTGGTTTTGTCAGTCCAACCCCAGACAGTGACCGAAGGCGCCAAGGTTCTCTTCATATGCACTGCTTCAGCCAGTCCGGAAATCATTGGCTACAggtacactttttttcttcatcttttggAACGCAGATAATTGCGGAGAATGTGGTAATATACTGCTTGAAAGCGCATCAAACTGAGacggaggggaaaaaagtgcaaGCGcctgaataatttgcttgaatgaGCCACTTGATTGGCAGCATTTGATTATGATTGGCACATGCTATAAATGAGCTAATAGCCACTTTGATATGCATGGCTAAGTACCTTCCCAGAACTAATAATCTGACTGCATAATGTGATTATTCATCCATCCCAGGTGGTCTAAAGGAGGTGTCCCTATCTCTGAGGCGAATGGTGACAGTCTGGAGGTGACTGTGGACTATTCCTACTTCACAGATCCAGTCTCTTGTGAGGTGTCCAATTCTGTGGGCAGTACCAATGTTAGCACCCTGGTTGATGTTCAATGTAAGTTGAACTGAAGGACTGTAAACAAAGCTGTGAGACTGTAGCCCCGAGGTGTACCGCACATTGTAAGCGATAAACATATTGATTCTTAGTGTCTGTTTCTCTACAGTTGGCCCCAGATTGCTGTCGGGGCCAAAGCCCATGACAGTGGATATCGGGATGGATGCTGCATTTACTTGCACGTGGACTGGAAATCCTCCCCTGACACTGGCTTGGACCAAACAAGGCTCAAGCGAGGTAAGGCTATCCACAAGCATCTTGGAATTTCAACACTTCACCAATGATCATCATCCACTCGGCGTGAAACATTCGCACATGGTCTTCAGGCATAACTCCAGCTTAcacattttttcaaaaagcaGCTCGCACCATACTCCCTAAAGGATAAACGCCTCTGGCAGAGAACTGTCTGTCCACAGAAAGATATACTACATAGCGTTTGTACGTACAGACTGGCTGTCATCGCACTAACTCAATCAGCCTGAGAAGGATTCAGTCAACCAGTACGGTTAAAACATTCGCATCTTATCAAGCATCAAGCAACTCTAGCTGAATTTGAATAACCCCTTCCTGAAAGAGCATTACTATCGCGGTAAAAAGACTCACAGCACCACATCAGAACAGTCCCAGGGGAGCATATTTCCTTGCTACCAATACTTCTGTAAGCTAGTAGGTGAAagctcccagaaaaaaaaagattttaagatACCATGACCCACGTCGTCACATCTGAGAGCAAACCCTTTCGGCCCCTCTAGGGGGGAACGGAGACAATTATCTAATCCACCCACCAAAACACCCTCATGGCCAAGAGTAATAGATTAATTGAGTTAGTTTGCAAGTGTGCTGAAAAAGTGGAGAGTGCAAAAGCGGGAGTGTGGAAATGGGAGGGAGGCCTGAGTGGAGATAAATGGATTAAGCACAGCTTGATAGAATGACAGGATCAATGAGCTAAGGAGTAAGTTTGTGAAGCTGCTTCAGAAAGCCACACTATTCCATGCTTTTTGTCCCAACCGTTTAATGACAACAATTTCACCCAACAATACTGTTAATCAAGACATGATTTGACTGTCAAGTGAGATAAAATACTACATTACACCAGAATTAACAGCATCTCTGGCTTCTGGGAACTCAAAAGAAATGTTGCCAACAAGTCCACCAAGAACAGTATAGGTGACAAAATATTTTATCTGAATGGCATTTAATCACCTTTCAATTAAATAGGTAAATGGTGTGATAACACCAATGGGAAAAAGGTTAAGCACACAGAGCATGGGTCTCAAAAATGCAGCCCAGGGGACAATTGTGGCCCAAAGGACAGTATTTTGGGCCTCGCTCCTTGACATCTAAATTCACTGTTAACGCAGCCTATAAGTCATTCTAAGCCCtggccttttattttatttcattttttaaatcactcaCAGTTAAAGCCATTGTTAAGCTCATGACAATTTTCCGCGGTGTTTGTTAAAGAGTGAGTTTTTAAAGTGATTTAGTCACAGGCAGTTAATTGAAACAACACACCAGGTGGAAAGAAAATAATTACTGTCAGTGaggattatttttatttgtttatctatttttttaatgtggcccACACTTCTGAAGCCTCAAATTCCAGCCGTTGTGAGATAAATTGAGTTTGAAACTCCTGCTGTTGAGTATCATTGTGTATTGCCATTATGAACAGTGATATGATTGAAAAGGCATATTTTGTTCACACAAGTGAACATTCTCAATTAATCAGTTGACTGTTATGATTCTGGCTCCATCCTATGGGTTACTTAACGATATACTGTTAGACGGAATATGCTCTCACTCAACTAAGGTTTTCTTGCTTAATCATAAAGTAAAAAAGGAACAGTTGTTGAACAGTCATTGTGAAACGATTAACTGAAGACAACATCGGCACTGCTCAATAGAAATAAGGCTCCAGAAAAGGTTTTCAATGCAAAATCTGTaatctcattgtttttttttcctaccagGTTCTGAGTAACAGCAACACCTTGCAGCTCAAGTCAGTTACCCAGGCAGAGGCCGGGATTTACACATGCAAGGCCATCGTTCCCCGTATCGGAGTTGCAGAAAGAGATGCCACTCTGACCGTAAACGGTGCGCATCCTCACGCCTTGTATTTCTTTGCTAATTGAATGTGTGATGTGTTGGAATGTTTTCTCATTTCTTTGCTTGTTcttgcctattttttttcattcctcaCACCAGGCCCTCCTATCATCACAGCAGAGGCCACGCAGCATGCAGTGAAGCACTCCAAGGGCAAGCTTGAATGCAAAGTGGGAAGCAGCCCACCACCCTACAAGATTGTAAGTGAACCTCTTATTATCACTCTTTGTTATTCACCCATGTTTGTTCTTCAATACCCCTCGGACACTCCCACCTGTGAGCTATCACTTGGTATTGCACTATCCCTGACCTCACCTTCACACCTTTGCACCAGGATATTTCCAGCCCACTAATAAAGACATACACATATATTCAGCAAGTAATTGCACTGGCATTAAAGGAAGCGATTGGAGTCGGGGGAGCTGCGGGAGACGGACTTCCTACGGGTTTCAGCAAAACTGCATTCAATTAGCAACCCAAGAGACATCCCTCAGCTGACCTTGTTGAACCACGGAATGTATGCTGGGCTGAGAGAGGATAATTAGGGTGTGAGATGAtaggacagagagagacaggtgCTCAGCTGGCCCTATGCTACAAACAGCAATGAGGAGGCCCACTTCACAGTGTGGATACCTCATCCTGCTCAGCCCTCACCTTCAGGGCATGTGTGGGAGGGCGTTTAAACATAAGCTCGGAGCTGGGTCAGCCACGTAACGCTTTTGAGGTCAGTAGGAAGAAAGTAGTAAAGAGGGGGATGCTAGTGACAGAGTGGCAAGAACCTAAGAGTGGATGTCTGTTGTAGAGAAAAATAACTCACCCACATGTGAAGTACAGTCTGGCTTCTTCCTACAGGTATGGTCCTTCGGTGACATCAGCCTTGCTTCAGGTTCCTCTGGTCGCTATTCCGTGCAGACTGTAACCAGCGACCAAGGAGTCATTTCCTCTCTGGTGCTTTCTGAGACTCTGGCACCTGATTTTGAGCTGCGTTATAACTGTACTGCTTGGAACAATTTTGGCACCGACACCGCCTTGGTCACCCTAAAGGAACAAGGTAAAGGCACAGGAAGAATGGTTATATAAATGGTAGTATCAATTATGAGGTCAGAATGATGTGTTGGGGAATTTTAATTACCAAAACAATTGTCCAGTCAGGAGTTTCTCTGTGCCAAAATGCATGTGAACATACATTAGCATACATAAAGTATGTTTTAGTGTCACATCCCCTCAGGAAGAAATGCCAATAAAAGCCCTAATAAAGTGTTTTAGGACCCCAATGTATACAACTACTATAATATTTAAGCCACGggtgtcaaaccaattccactATGAggccaagtgggtgcaggttttcctttaAACTAACACAGCACGGTCTggccaatgaggtttctgctgaaacaagcagcacctgattgcaattgATTGATTATACTTGTaagattggtgaaaaaatgtTATCTTCACTTGCTGCTAGGAAAATTTACACCCACTTCACTCTTTGTTAAATCAGCCTCTTTAGAATTAATAAGATCTCGAGGACTGTAATCTATAGAATTAAAGCAGGAGGGGGTTAACTGaaaattacagtatttacaaTAAGATTTATGATAAAGCAAAATATAAATTGCATATTGATTTTAATGTTAGATATTTCTATGGTGGTTAATTGTTTGCAGTCTACATGTTGGCTTTCGCTCTTACATGGGGATTCTCCAGCCATCGTGGCTTTCCTcttatattccaaaaacattttattgtatCTAGATTTTGAGGCAgttttttaatatgtttttgTCTGCAATAGACTGGTT is from Stigmatopora argus isolate UIUO_Sarg chromosome 4, RoL_Sarg_1.0, whole genome shotgun sequence and encodes:
- the kirrel3l gene encoding kirre like nephrin family adhesion molecule 3, like isoform X2 — encoded protein: MTVLYLIFCLMASAATRAAYFSQQPQDQVVVSGQSVTLPCVIVGYRGMVQWTKDGLALGGERDLPGWTRYSLMGDPLSGEHSLLIDSAELVDDAVYECQATQAGLRSHRAKLTVQVPPSDPLVEGGPVVRLKARTPHNLTCRSYGAKPAAEITWYRDGEVMETAIYSKTLMEDGKREAAVSMLPIIPEDNDSGRTYTCRVLNPAAPAGRQTSVTINVQHPPSVVLSVQPQTVTEGAKVLFICTASASPEIIGYRWSKGGVPISEANGDSLEVTVDYSYFTDPVSCEVSNSVGSTNVSTLVDVQFGPRLLSGPKPMTVDIGMDAAFTCTWTGNPPLTLAWTKQGSSEVLSNSNTLQLKSVTQAEAGIYTCKAIVPRIGVAERDATLTVNGPPIITAEATQHAVKHSKGKLECKVGSSPPPYKIVWSFGDISLASGSSGRYSVQTVTSDQGVISSLVLSETLAPDFELRYNCTAWNNFGTDTALVTLKEQEAAPMLLIVGGSVGGSIVLLVCVIALVSICCRHTGKGKRCTRLSKSDIRVQIVHSDHNATRGNDDEEDVKEPMAPNSSESPGTSRTEHSDLLEEEEDERSDNKDPTNGYYNVRGHEDRHIRGGGFSEYVPNPRPVYTPSQLPSPSPMYGQHGTQPRVYDFAHRYATNTVAQSAYEQQQATQQQQTQPATIYPTEPGYSGSAYLPATYGRAFTSYVKPASYEKVEAYDQSDEASKVSGSSRLSYASSQVSSQQSDYGRQTQRMQTHV
- the kirrel3l gene encoding kirre like nephrin family adhesion molecule 3, like isoform X1 — protein: MTVLYLIFCLMASAATRAAYFSQQPQDQVVVSGQSVTLPCVIVGYRGMVQWTKDGLALGGERDLPGWTRYSLMGDPLSGEHSLLIDSAELVDDAVYECQATQAGLRSHRAKLTVQVPPSDPLVEGGPVVRLKARTPHNLTCRSYGAKPAAEITWYRDGEVMETAIYSKTLMEDGKREAAVSMLPIIPEDNDSGRTYTCRVLNPAAPAGRQTSVTINVQHPPSVVLSVQPQTVTEGAKVLFICTASASPEIIGYRWSKGGVPISEANGDSLEVTVDYSYFTDPVSCEVSNSVGSTNVSTLVDVQFGPRLLSGPKPMTVDIGMDAAFTCTWTGNPPLTLAWTKQGSSEVLSNSNTLQLKSVTQAEAGIYTCKAIVPRIGVAERDATLTVNGPPIITAEATQHAVKHSKGKLECKVGSSPPPYKIVWSFGDISLASGSSGRYSVQTVTSDQGVISSLVLSETLAPDFELRYNCTAWNNFGTDTALVTLKEQEAAPMLLIVGGSVGGSIVLLVCVIALVSICCRHTGKGELNGKRCTRLSKSDIRVQIVHSDHNATRGNDDEEDVKEPMAPNSSESPGTSRTEHSDLLEEEEDERSDNKDPTNGYYNVRGHEDRHIRGGGFSEYVPNPRPVYTPSQLPSPSPMYGQHGTQPRVYDFAHRYATNTVAQSAYEQQQATQQQQTQPATIYPTEPGYSGSAYLPATYGRAFTSYVKPASYEKVEAYDQSDEASKVSGSSRLSYASSQVSSQQSDYGRQTQRMQTHV